A region from the Sandaracinus amylolyticus genome encodes:
- a CDS encoding efflux RND transporter periplasmic adaptor subunit, which yields MIVRRLMVCLLATTIACGERSEPEPAVEPEPVAENGGAPSVARWAEVRVAGDRALLEAPARVVAGPGAMARVAPPFAARVLEVRVAPGDSVRAGDVLLEASMPEVLDAAAIWVAGGRRLALREARQDELEALREEGLVEQGRVFEQAASLADLGAERARALAILRAAGVSAGRAAAVLSRGSVPIVSPIDGVVSRVDARIGEVRDPAGEPLVEVIGSAPVRIEARLSRAMPEGTSLMFVPAIGAPVPLRDEPDASAIDPADGTRLYWITPRETTTLADGLRGTLEVHVAREGVLQVPAGAIGHDDEGAFVMLRGTPEPVRVRVRVLATDAGIALVEVIEPGALSPGAQVADDPAALLRAPAGDDH from the coding sequence TTGATCGTTCGTCGTCTGATGGTGTGCCTCCTCGCGACGACGATCGCGTGTGGCGAGCGCAGCGAGCCCGAGCCGGCGGTCGAGCCCGAGCCGGTCGCGGAGAACGGAGGCGCGCCCAGCGTCGCGCGGTGGGCCGAGGTGCGCGTGGCGGGTGATCGCGCGCTCCTCGAAGCGCCCGCGCGTGTGGTCGCGGGCCCGGGCGCGATGGCGCGCGTCGCGCCGCCGTTCGCGGCGCGCGTGCTCGAGGTCCGCGTGGCGCCGGGTGACTCGGTGCGCGCGGGCGACGTGCTGCTCGAAGCGAGCATGCCCGAGGTGCTCGACGCGGCCGCGATCTGGGTCGCGGGCGGACGCCGGCTCGCGCTGCGCGAAGCGCGTCAGGACGAGCTCGAGGCGCTGCGCGAGGAGGGCCTCGTCGAGCAGGGCAGGGTGTTCGAGCAGGCGGCGAGCCTCGCGGACCTCGGCGCGGAGCGGGCGCGCGCCCTCGCGATCCTGCGCGCTGCCGGCGTGAGCGCGGGACGCGCCGCGGCCGTGCTCTCGCGCGGATCGGTGCCGATCGTCTCGCCGATCGACGGCGTGGTGAGCCGCGTCGACGCGCGCATCGGCGAGGTGCGCGATCCGGCGGGCGAGCCGCTCGTCGAGGTGATCGGAAGCGCGCCGGTGCGCATCGAGGCGCGCCTCTCTCGCGCGATGCCCGAGGGGACGTCGCTGATGTTCGTGCCCGCGATCGGCGCGCCGGTGCCGCTGCGCGACGAGCCCGACGCGAGCGCGATCGATCCCGCGGACGGAACGCGCCTCTACTGGATCACGCCGCGCGAGACGACGACGCTCGCCGACGGACTGCGCGGCACGCTCGAGGTGCACGTCGCGCGCGAAGGCGTCCTGCAAGTGCCCGCGGGCGCGATCGGGCACGACGACGAAGGCGCGTTCGTGATGCTGCGGGGCACCCCCGAGCCCGTGCGGGTGCGGGTCCGCGTGCTCGCGACCGACGCGGGCATCGCGCTCGTCGAGGTGATCGAGCCCGGCGCGCTCTCACCGGGCGCACAGGTCGCCGACGATCCTGCGGCGCTGCTGCGCGCGCCGGCAGGAGACGATCATTGA
- a CDS encoding pseudouridine synthase: protein MRARDVVMASEHVCPGCPRIGVVEETQRAEKRAQVEHALQRFAELARVTIDEVPRAEPPLRYRTRAKLMVQGTSLGLFREGTHDVVDTVDCPVLAPAVHEVAARVRALLDDPPRDAGAVLRASDRGGALAAVDLREVVDAGVAGLRGHASVLVTFALDREVSEREARAAADAVRNGCASVASVAINLRGRGPQVLGAETRLVWGPGELRDRIAPGAPWTLATHGSFVQAHRGVAAAMHDAIVAALEGAPRVIELFAGSGALALRLASSGARVHAIEAFAPAIENAKRAADAQRIGGLSIEIGDATAALVAMAARGERADAIVLDPPRRGVPPELRAAIAALAPARVVYVACDPETLARDLAHLARLGLAARRLSPYDLMPQSAHVETIAWLEPSAPPPVRVLHEDERLIVIDKDPHEPTTPHPEHPISALARVRALPGAEHAVPVHRLDAGTSGVCLFARRPEHVEPFARALATGRKRYLALVRGVTHGKGIVRRALREEGRDLPSTTRFTRRAIVGGHSLVRAAPDEGRTHQIRRHLASIGHPLLGDARYGHAPSNRHLWERAALDRPFLHCERIELALESGPLVLESGLPADLALVLERLSRS from the coding sequence GTGCGAGCGCGGGACGTGGTGATGGCGAGCGAGCACGTGTGCCCGGGGTGCCCGCGCATCGGCGTCGTCGAGGAGACGCAGCGTGCGGAGAAGCGCGCACAGGTCGAGCACGCGCTGCAGCGGTTCGCCGAGCTCGCGCGCGTGACGATCGACGAGGTGCCGCGCGCCGAGCCGCCGCTCCGGTATCGCACGCGGGCGAAGCTGATGGTGCAGGGGACGTCGCTCGGGCTCTTCCGCGAGGGCACGCACGACGTGGTCGACACCGTCGACTGCCCGGTGCTCGCGCCGGCGGTCCACGAGGTCGCGGCGCGGGTGCGCGCGCTGCTGGACGATCCGCCGCGCGACGCGGGCGCGGTGCTGCGCGCGAGCGATCGCGGAGGCGCGCTCGCCGCGGTCGATCTGCGCGAGGTGGTCGACGCAGGAGTTGCCGGCCTTCGAGGACATGCGTCGGTGCTGGTGACGTTCGCGCTCGATCGCGAGGTGAGCGAGCGCGAGGCGCGCGCGGCCGCGGACGCGGTGCGCAACGGATGCGCGAGCGTCGCGTCGGTCGCGATCAACCTGCGCGGTCGCGGGCCGCAGGTGCTGGGCGCGGAGACGCGCCTCGTGTGGGGCCCGGGCGAGCTGCGGGATCGGATCGCGCCGGGCGCGCCGTGGACGCTCGCGACGCACGGCTCGTTCGTGCAGGCGCATCGCGGGGTCGCGGCGGCGATGCACGACGCGATCGTGGCGGCGCTCGAGGGCGCGCCGCGGGTGATCGAGCTCTTCGCGGGGTCGGGCGCGCTCGCGCTGCGGCTCGCGTCGAGCGGGGCGCGCGTGCACGCGATCGAGGCGTTCGCGCCGGCGATCGAGAACGCCAAGCGCGCGGCGGACGCGCAGCGCATCGGTGGGCTCTCGATCGAGATCGGCGACGCGACCGCGGCGCTGGTCGCGATGGCCGCGCGTGGAGAGCGCGCGGATGCGATCGTGCTCGACCCCCCGCGACGTGGTGTGCCTCCCGAGCTGCGCGCCGCGATCGCCGCGCTCGCGCCGGCGCGCGTGGTCTACGTCGCGTGTGATCCGGAGACGCTCGCGCGCGATCTCGCGCACCTCGCGCGGCTCGGGCTCGCGGCGCGGCGCCTCTCGCCGTACGACCTGATGCCGCAGAGCGCGCACGTGGAGACGATCGCGTGGCTCGAGCCGTCGGCGCCTCCGCCGGTGCGCGTGCTGCACGAGGACGAGCGGCTGATCGTCATCGACAAAGATCCCCACGAGCCGACGACGCCGCACCCCGAGCATCCGATCAGCGCGCTCGCGCGGGTGCGCGCGCTGCCGGGCGCGGAGCACGCGGTGCCGGTGCATCGCCTCGATGCGGGCACGAGCGGCGTGTGCCTCTTCGCGCGTCGTCCCGAGCACGTCGAGCCGTTCGCGCGCGCGCTCGCGACGGGGCGCAAGCGCTACCTCGCGCTCGTGCGCGGCGTGACGCACGGCAAGGGCATCGTGCGGCGCGCATTGCGCGAGGAAGGGCGCGATCTGCCGTCGACCACGCGCTTCACGCGGCGCGCGATCGTGGGCGGTCACTCGCTGGTGCGTGCGGCACCGGACGAGGGGCGCACCCACCAGATCCGGCGTCACCTCGCGTCGATCGGACATCCGCTGCTCGGCGACGCGCGCTACGGGCACGCACCGAGCAATCGCCATCTGTGGGAGCGCGCCGCGCTCGATCGCCCGTTCCTGCACTGCGAGCGCATCGAGCTCGCGCTCGAGAGCGGACCGCTGGTGCTCGAGAGCGGGCTGCCCGCGGATCTCGCGCTGGTCCTCGAGCGGCTCTCGCGTTCCTGA
- a CDS encoding GNAT family N-acetyltransferase yields the protein MSTDALVVRAATETDLAAMAAMAADLVRFHHALDPARFFLARGVEQGYREWFGRELPRANTILLVATKDDAIVGYAYGRVEGRDWNMLLDKHAALHDVFVSEDARGTGAGERLVRAFCARAGALGAPRVVLSTATSNTRAQKVFARCGFRPTMIEMTRECADDDPDDQGAAGL from the coding sequence ATGAGCACCGACGCGCTCGTCGTACGCGCCGCGACCGAGACCGACCTCGCGGCGATGGCGGCGATGGCTGCCGACCTCGTCCGCTTCCACCACGCGCTCGATCCCGCGCGCTTCTTCCTCGCGCGCGGCGTCGAGCAGGGCTATCGCGAGTGGTTCGGCCGCGAGCTCCCGCGCGCCAACACGATCCTGCTCGTCGCCACCAAGGACGACGCGATCGTCGGCTATGCGTACGGCCGCGTCGAGGGCCGCGACTGGAACATGCTGCTCGACAAGCACGCGGCGCTGCACGACGTCTTCGTGAGCGAGGACGCGCGCGGCACCGGCGCGGGCGAGCGCCTCGTGCGCGCGTTCTGTGCGCGTGCCGGGGCGCTCGGCGCACCACGCGTCGTGCTCTCCACCGCGACGTCGAACACCCGCGCCCAGAAGGTCTTCGCGCGCTGTGGGTTCCGTCCGACGATGATCGAGATGACGCGTGAGTGCGCCGACGACGACCCCGACGATCAAGGCGCGGCGGGCTTGTAG
- a CDS encoding universal stress protein codes for MLQIRRILVPTDFSDAAEQALRYAVDLATKLGAEIHLVHAWQLSAYASPTSDLAKGMERDLSRDLAAVAQRYGAHGVTVHRHLRMGVPYVEIVEAAKDLGCDLVVIGTTGKTGLEHFLLGSVAERIVRTSEQPVLTVRYKPAAP; via the coding sequence ATGCTCCAGATCCGACGAATCCTGGTCCCCACCGACTTCTCCGACGCGGCCGAGCAGGCGCTGCGCTACGCGGTCGATCTCGCGACCAAGCTCGGCGCGGAGATCCACCTCGTGCACGCGTGGCAGCTCTCGGCGTACGCGTCACCGACGTCCGATCTCGCGAAGGGCATGGAGCGCGATCTGTCGCGCGACCTCGCCGCCGTCGCGCAGCGGTACGGCGCGCACGGCGTGACCGTGCACCGGCACCTGCGGATGGGCGTGCCCTACGTCGAGATCGTCGAGGCGGCGAAGGACCTCGGCTGCGACCTCGTGGTGATCGGCACCACCGGCAAGACCGGGCTCGAGCACTTCCTGCTCGGGAGCGTCGCCGAGCGCATCGTGCGCACCAGCGAGCAGCCGGTGCTGACCGTGCGCTACAAGCCCGCCGCGCCTTGA
- a CDS encoding universal stress protein, producing MDPKSPIVCATDLSPGGARAVDLAARVAQDLRAPLRLVHATDLGGLRDRAASPAQRTLIERVEQRTAFLAEQLESERTRASATAPEVECALIEGRPWEAIVEDAHRTHAQLVVVGPHGQSGPAEVLRSAAMEWLLGITADRVVRRAPCPVLVAPHTGELPRLASGTFLVGLDFEPPSRVALDLALQLAKQLGARVHAVHVVPEILPAAVAAQHAAPIADDTIDHPAHEEAGARDRLAEMITEARARLDAAPPVDLHVVRGDPPVALGELALELGATLIVVGTHGRTGVAHALLGSVAERVLRRARRPVLCVRPAR from the coding sequence ATGGACCCGAAATCACCGATCGTCTGCGCGACCGACCTCTCGCCCGGGGGCGCACGCGCCGTCGATCTCGCCGCGCGCGTCGCGCAGGATCTGCGCGCGCCGCTGCGCCTCGTGCACGCGACCGATCTCGGCGGGCTCCGCGATCGCGCGGCCTCGCCCGCGCAGCGCACGCTCATCGAGCGCGTCGAGCAGCGCACCGCGTTCCTCGCCGAGCAGCTCGAGTCCGAGCGCACGCGCGCGTCGGCGACCGCGCCCGAGGTCGAGTGCGCGCTGATCGAAGGACGGCCGTGGGAGGCGATCGTCGAGGACGCGCACCGCACGCATGCGCAGCTCGTGGTCGTGGGACCGCACGGGCAGAGCGGGCCGGCCGAGGTGCTGCGCTCGGCCGCGATGGAGTGGCTGCTCGGGATCACCGCGGATCGCGTGGTGCGCCGCGCGCCCTGTCCGGTGCTCGTCGCGCCGCACACCGGCGAGCTGCCGCGGCTCGCGTCGGGCACGTTCCTCGTCGGGCTCGACTTCGAGCCGCCCTCGCGCGTCGCGCTCGACCTCGCGCTGCAGCTCGCGAAGCAGCTCGGCGCGCGCGTCCACGCGGTGCACGTCGTGCCCGAGATCCTGCCCGCGGCCGTCGCGGCCCAGCACGCGGCGCCGATCGCCGACGACACGATCGATCATCCCGCGCACGAGGAAGCCGGCGCGCGCGACCGTCTCGCCGAGATGATCACCGAGGCACGCGCTCGGCTCGACGCTGCACCGCCCGTCGACCTGCACGTCGTGCGCGGCGATCCGCCGGTCGCGCTCGGCGAGCTCGCGCTCGAGCTCGGCGCGACGCTGATCGTGGTCGGCACCCACGGACGCACCGGCGTCGCGCACGCGCTGCTCGGGAGCGTCGCCGAGCGTGTGCTGCGTCGCGCGCGTCGTCCGGTGCTCTGTGTGCGCCCCGCGCGGTGA
- a CDS encoding universal stress protein: MPAIHRVLVPVDFSESSERAADYAVALARQLGAGVHFLHAWQMPVYAFPDGAVILGPDVVAQITTELQRSLDALVERHKEPELAVEGHLAQGLPDREIVRAAGELGCELIVMGTHGRTGLPHLFLGSVAERVVRSSSVPVLTVPPDRTKHK, translated from the coding sequence ATGCCCGCCATCCACCGCGTCCTGGTCCCGGTCGACTTCTCGGAGAGCTCGGAGCGCGCCGCCGACTACGCCGTCGCGCTCGCGCGGCAGCTCGGGGCAGGCGTCCACTTCCTCCACGCGTGGCAGATGCCGGTGTACGCGTTCCCCGACGGTGCGGTGATCCTCGGGCCCGACGTCGTCGCGCAGATCACGACCGAGCTGCAGCGGTCGCTCGACGCGCTGGTCGAGCGCCACAAAGAGCCGGAGCTCGCGGTCGAGGGGCACCTCGCGCAGGGGCTGCCGGATCGCGAGATCGTGCGTGCCGCGGGTGAGCTCGGCTGCGAGCTGATCGTGATGGGCACGCACGGGCGCACCGGGCTCCCGCACCTGTTCCTCGGCAGCGTCGCGGAGCGTGTGGTGCGCTCGTCGAGCGTGCCGGTGCTCACCGTCCCGCCGGATCGCACGAAGCACAAGTGA
- a CDS encoding sensor histidine kinase, whose translation MAATSDMLRELFDYVGFGDEDARWLVRMGPAVRPAFPHIVDEFYRTIDDNAGARAVFTGGPAQRARLHASMHAWLEGVVSGIYDEGYFEQRARIGRMHVRIDLDQRYMMAAMNVIRRGLHDALRAAQWPADEQIHGHDAIDKICDIELAVMLETYRESYVEKQRANERLATIGQLAASIGHELRNPLAVMETSLHLLSSRQQAERGNADDKAARHLHRIREQLAISGAIISDLLEMARDRAPDRRPVDVRALIDEALASVPRPEQLRVEVAIDEALPRASVDPVQLRQVVVNLVLNASQAIAGAKREGVVKVHAQREGDELVLVIEDDGPGLSTEAVRRLFEPLFTTRATGVGLGLPLCRRIVEKHGGTIRGYNLGQPDAPEGARFEIRLPGALAVTGAPS comes from the coding sequence GTGGCCGCGACCTCCGACATGCTCCGCGAGCTGTTCGACTACGTCGGCTTCGGCGACGAGGACGCGCGGTGGCTGGTGCGGATGGGGCCCGCCGTGCGCCCCGCGTTCCCGCACATCGTCGACGAGTTCTACCGGACGATCGACGACAACGCGGGCGCTCGCGCCGTGTTCACCGGAGGTCCCGCGCAGCGCGCGCGCTTGCACGCGAGCATGCACGCGTGGCTCGAGGGCGTCGTCTCGGGGATCTACGACGAGGGCTACTTCGAGCAGCGCGCGCGCATCGGTCGCATGCACGTCCGCATCGATCTCGACCAGCGCTACATGATGGCGGCGATGAACGTCATCCGGCGCGGTCTGCACGACGCGCTGCGCGCGGCGCAGTGGCCGGCGGACGAGCAGATCCACGGGCACGACGCGATCGACAAGATCTGCGACATCGAGCTCGCGGTGATGCTCGAGACCTACCGCGAGAGCTACGTCGAGAAGCAGCGCGCGAACGAGCGCCTCGCGACGATCGGGCAGCTCGCGGCGTCGATCGGTCACGAGCTGCGCAACCCGCTCGCGGTGATGGAGACGTCGCTCCACCTCCTCTCCTCGAGGCAGCAGGCCGAGCGCGGCAACGCGGACGACAAGGCCGCGCGCCACTTGCACCGCATCCGCGAGCAGCTCGCGATCTCGGGCGCGATCATCTCGGACCTGCTCGAGATGGCGCGCGACCGCGCGCCCGATCGCCGGCCCGTCGACGTGCGCGCGCTGATCGACGAGGCGCTCGCGAGCGTGCCCCGGCCCGAGCAGCTGCGCGTCGAGGTCGCCATCGACGAGGCGCTGCCGCGCGCGAGCGTGGACCCGGTGCAGCTGCGTCAGGTCGTCGTGAACCTCGTGCTCAACGCGTCGCAGGCGATCGCCGGCGCAAAGCGCGAGGGCGTGGTGAAGGTCCACGCGCAACGCGAGGGCGACGAGCTCGTGCTGGTGATCGAGGACGACGGACCGGGCCTCTCGACCGAAGCCGTGCGACGGCTGTTCGAGCCGCTCTTCACCACGCGCGCGACCGGCGTGGGCCTCGGCCTGCCGCTGTGCCGTCGCATCGTCGAGAAGCACGGCGGCACGATCCGCGGCTACAATCTCGGACAGCCCGATGCGCCCGAGGGGGCGCGCTTCGAGATCCGCCTTCCGGGCGCGCTCGCGGTGACGGGCGCTCCGTCCTGA
- a CDS encoding response regulator — protein MSRRVLIVDDNRELAENLAEILEMEGLEALVMDDPLAVLHAARELRFDAALLDVRMPGMDGIDLLRQLAEHSPDAVYVLMTAFTKEERLAQRDARVRRVLAKPFGPDVLIAALRDVEVVGAGGA, from the coding sequence ATGAGCCGACGCGTCCTGATCGTCGACGACAACCGCGAGCTCGCGGAGAACCTCGCCGAGATCCTCGAGATGGAAGGTCTCGAGGCGCTCGTGATGGACGATCCCCTCGCGGTGCTCCACGCCGCGCGCGAGCTGCGCTTCGACGCGGCGCTGCTCGACGTGCGCATGCCGGGGATGGACGGGATCGATCTGCTGCGGCAGCTCGCGGAGCACTCGCCCGACGCGGTGTACGTGCTGATGACGGCGTTCACGAAGGAAGAGCGCCTCGCGCAGCGCGATGCGCGCGTGCGTCGCGTGCTCGCGAAGCCGTTCGGGCCCGACGTGCTCATCGCGGCGCTGCGCGACGTCGAGGTGGTCGGCGCTGGCGGGGCCTGA
- a CDS encoding hybrid sensor histidine kinase/response regulator, with product MTPPFDVLVIEDNLALAENVAELLEETGASVRIASTVGEARAKVRERPFDVAIVDVRLQADVSGIDLVPFLKESSPDGEVILVTGNATLDTAIAAVRHGVFAYVQKPFQPPDLLALAERALGQVRLRKERSELEARAAEAEAMAAMGRLTAALAHEIRNPLNAAMLQLELMERASKKSGDPAIHKGVGDRVRLVKSDLGRLSTLLDEFLGLARPRHFEKRRVDLVALLADVHALQEPVAADAGITLALELAPDVPAIDGDEGRIKQVVLNLVTNALDAMRPQGHGTLTIAASRTSDGAAELRIADTGPGIAPELLRDAFRAFVTAGKPRGTGLGLTIVKKLVELHGGTVSLDSTPGEGTTAIVTLPAATT from the coding sequence GTGACGCCGCCCTTCGACGTCCTCGTCATCGAAGACAACCTCGCGCTCGCGGAGAACGTCGCGGAGCTGCTCGAGGAGACGGGCGCGAGCGTGCGCATCGCGTCGACGGTCGGCGAGGCGCGCGCGAAGGTGCGCGAGCGCCCGTTCGACGTCGCCATCGTCGACGTGCGGCTGCAGGCCGACGTGTCGGGCATCGATCTGGTGCCGTTCCTCAAGGAGAGCTCGCCCGACGGCGAGGTGATCCTCGTGACCGGCAACGCGACGCTCGACACCGCGATCGCAGCGGTGCGCCACGGCGTGTTCGCGTACGTGCAGAAGCCCTTCCAGCCGCCGGATCTGCTGGCGCTCGCGGAGCGCGCGCTCGGTCAGGTGCGCCTGCGCAAGGAGCGCAGCGAGCTCGAGGCGCGCGCCGCGGAGGCCGAGGCGATGGCCGCGATGGGCCGCCTCACGGCGGCGCTCGCGCACGAGATCCGCAACCCGCTCAACGCCGCGATGCTGCAGCTCGAGCTGATGGAGCGCGCGTCGAAGAAGAGCGGCGATCCCGCGATCCACAAGGGCGTCGGCGATCGCGTGCGGCTCGTGAAGAGCGATCTCGGGCGCCTCTCGACGTTGCTCGACGAGTTCCTCGGCCTCGCGCGGCCGCGTCACTTCGAGAAGCGACGCGTCGATCTCGTCGCGCTGCTCGCCGACGTGCACGCGCTGCAGGAGCCGGTCGCGGCCGACGCGGGGATCACGCTCGCGCTCGAGCTCGCGCCGGACGTGCCCGCGATCGACGGCGACGAGGGCCGCATCAAGCAGGTCGTGCTGAACCTCGTCACCAACGCGCTCGACGCGATGCGTCCCCAGGGCCACGGCACGCTGACGATCGCGGCGTCGCGCACGTCCGACGGCGCGGCCGAGCTACGGATCGCCGACACCGGACCGGGCATCGCGCCCGAGCTGCTGCGCGACGCGTTCCGCGCGTTCGTCACTGCGGGCAAGCCGCGCGGCACCGGGCTCGGGCTCACGATCGTGAAGAAGCTCGTCGAGCTCCACGGCGGCACCGTGAGCCTCGACTCGACGCCGGGCGAGGGAACGACCGCGATCGTGACCCTCCCCGCCGCGACCACCTGA
- a CDS encoding sigma-54-dependent transcriptional regulator, which translates to MASRSELRGRVLVVDDETHARDALAEILAEEGYETATAADGLEALRLMEELRPDVVLTDLKMPSLDGLGLLDRGKAEYPETSFVVMTAFGTIDTAVEAIRRGAENYVTKPLDVGTVTALLARAMDKAKLAREASELRERLHETYDFSRILGEHPSMRRLTQVIAQVAPSRATVLIHGESGTGKELIAAAIHENSKRKSGPFVRLNCAALAESLLESELFGHEKGSFTGAMARRKGRFEQADGGTLFLDEISEVPKPLQVKLLRFLQEREFERVGGNETIRVDVRVVAATNRDLKQCVQDGTFREDLYYRLDVVRVDVPPLRARRSDIPILAHHFLHRFAKENERALEGFGDEAMKALLAHAWPGNVRELENAIERAVVLAPGKRIEREHLPMPTPAAEAGSVGAFVPGMTLAEIERIAILQTLDACEGSTGKAAEMLGISRRKIQYRLKEWGMGGDVEDSD; encoded by the coding sequence ATGGCGTCCCGCTCCGAGCTCCGAGGTCGCGTGCTCGTCGTCGACGACGAGACGCACGCGCGCGACGCGCTCGCCGAGATCCTCGCGGAGGAAGGCTACGAGACCGCGACCGCCGCGGATGGCCTCGAAGCGCTGCGGCTCATGGAGGAGCTGCGGCCCGACGTCGTGCTCACCGATCTGAAGATGCCGAGCCTCGACGGGCTCGGGCTGCTCGATCGCGGCAAGGCCGAGTACCCCGAGACGTCGTTCGTCGTGATGACGGCGTTCGGGACGATCGACACCGCGGTCGAGGCGATCCGTCGCGGGGCCGAGAACTACGTCACGAAGCCGCTCGACGTCGGCACCGTGACCGCGCTGCTCGCGCGCGCGATGGACAAGGCGAAGCTCGCGCGCGAGGCGTCCGAGCTGCGCGAGCGCCTGCACGAGACCTACGACTTCAGCCGCATCCTCGGCGAGCACCCGTCGATGCGCCGGCTGACGCAGGTGATCGCGCAGGTCGCGCCGAGCCGCGCGACGGTGCTGATCCACGGCGAGAGCGGCACCGGCAAGGAGCTGATCGCGGCGGCGATCCACGAGAACAGCAAGCGCAAGAGCGGGCCCTTCGTGCGGCTCAATTGCGCGGCGCTCGCGGAGTCGCTGCTCGAGAGCGAGCTGTTCGGGCACGAGAAGGGCTCGTTCACCGGCGCGATGGCGCGCCGCAAGGGACGCTTCGAGCAGGCCGACGGCGGGACGCTCTTCCTCGACGAGATCAGCGAGGTCCCGAAGCCGTTGCAGGTCAAACTATTGCGCTTCCTGCAGGAGCGCGAATTCGAGCGCGTCGGCGGCAACGAGACGATCCGCGTCGACGTGCGCGTGGTCGCGGCGACGAACCGCGACCTCAAGCAGTGCGTGCAGGACGGGACGTTCCGCGAGGATCTCTACTACCGGCTCGACGTGGTGCGCGTCGACGTGCCCCCGCTGCGCGCGCGTCGGAGCGACATCCCGATCCTCGCGCACCACTTCCTGCATCGGTTCGCGAAGGAGAACGAGCGCGCGCTCGAGGGGTTCGGCGACGAGGCGATGAAGGCGCTGCTCGCGCATGCGTGGCCGGGCAACGTGCGCGAGCTCGAGAACGCGATCGAGCGCGCGGTCGTGCTCGCACCGGGCAAGCGCATCGAGCGCGAGCACCTGCCGATGCCGACGCCCGCCGCGGAAGCGGGCTCGGTGGGCGCGTTCGTGCCGGGGATGACGCTCGCGGAGATCGAGCGGATCGCGATCCTGCAGACGCTCGACGCGTGCGAGGGCTCGACGGGCAAGGCCGCGGAGATGCTCGGGATCTCGCGGCGGAAGATCCAGTACCGCCTCAAGGAGTGGGGGATGGGCGGGGACGTCGAGGACTCGGACTGA
- a CDS encoding sigma-70 family RNA polymerase sigma factor, whose translation MRATTDDVSLAQLRRTAAAAPMLGAEVELEYLRRIQAHDDGRALRALLDAHLRLVVATAARFARSGVSVAELVAEGNLGLVEAARRFDAGKGTRFSTYAAWWVRARISRFAMGNRRIVAAPSTRNARKLLAGMRSVERALQQASGERPSREMIAAVTGTSAEDVAMVESALSARDVSVGPSDEDGSSVELGANDPSPEQAIAEAEECERRERVVALALAQLDRREREVVQRRILEDDAETLADIGRMLGLSRERVRQIEARAKRKLRAVLVAEVA comes from the coding sequence ATGCGCGCCACCACCGACGACGTCTCGCTCGCCCAGCTCCGCCGCACCGCCGCCGCGGCCCCGATGCTCGGGGCGGAGGTCGAGCTCGAGTACCTGCGTCGCATCCAGGCGCACGACGACGGGCGCGCGCTGCGAGCGCTCCTGGACGCGCACCTCCGCCTCGTGGTGGCGACGGCGGCGCGGTTCGCGCGCTCGGGGGTGTCGGTCGCGGAGCTGGTCGCCGAGGGGAACCTCGGGCTCGTCGAGGCCGCGCGCCGGTTCGACGCGGGCAAGGGCACGCGCTTCTCGACGTACGCGGCGTGGTGGGTGCGCGCGCGCATCAGCCGCTTCGCGATGGGCAATCGTCGCATCGTGGCGGCGCCCTCGACGCGCAACGCGCGGAAGCTGCTCGCGGGCATGCGCAGCGTGGAGCGCGCGCTGCAGCAGGCGAGCGGAGAGCGCCCGTCGCGCGAGATGATCGCGGCGGTCACCGGGACGTCGGCGGAGGACGTCGCGATGGTCGAGAGCGCGCTGTCGGCGCGCGACGTGTCGGTGGGACCGAGCGACGAGGACGGCAGCTCGGTCGAGCTCGGCGCGAACGATCCCTCGCCCGAGCAGGCGATCGCCGAGGCCGAGGAATGCGAGCGCCGCGAGCGCGTCGTGGCGCTCGCGCTGGCGCAGCTCGATCGGCGCGAGCGCGAGGTGGTGCAGCGGCGGATCCTCGAGGACGACGCCGAGACGCTCGCGGACATCGGGCGGATGCTCGGCCTCTCGCGCGAGCGCGTGCGTCAGATCGAGGCGCGCGCCAAGCGCAAGCTGCGCGCCGTGCTGGTGGCCGAGGTCGCGTGA
- a CDS encoding response regulator: protein MTPPEDVAELKTQRARLPRTRSSSHARTATCGVSDVRVLIVDDHDDTRRMFAEYLAWHGALTLEANSVAEALVVLQREVVHVVVTDVAMPREDGYALLARMDAAPAWASIPRIVVSGHSSVMEASERAPRATYLKKPIDLDRLLEAIAASYAHAER from the coding sequence GTGACGCCGCCCGAAGACGTCGCCGAGCTGAAGACGCAGCGCGCGCGCCTGCCACGCACGCGCTCGTCGTCGCACGCACGGACCGCGACGTGCGGCGTGTCCGACGTGAGGGTGCTGATCGTCGACGATCACGACGACACGCGTCGCATGTTCGCCGAGTACCTCGCGTGGCACGGCGCGCTGACGCTCGAGGCGAACAGCGTCGCCGAGGCGCTCGTCGTGCTGCAGCGCGAGGTCGTGCACGTCGTGGTGACCGACGTCGCGATGCCGCGCGAGGACGGCTACGCGCTGCTCGCGCGCATGGACGCGGCGCCCGCGTGGGCGAGCATCCCGCGCATCGTCGTGTCGGGGCACAGCTCGGTGATGGAGGCGTCGGAGCGCGCGCCGCGCGCGACGTATCTCAAGAAGCCGATCGATCTCGATCGACTGCTCGAGGCGATCGCGGCCTCGTACGCGCACGCCGAGCGTTAG